One region of Eleutherodactylus coqui strain aEleCoq1 chromosome 5, aEleCoq1.hap1, whole genome shotgun sequence genomic DNA includes:
- the LOC136627205 gene encoding WAP four-disulfide core domain protein 6B-like gives MILQKDSTNKVNVFRTEKDCLRTCTQTYSSLYPEGDAVCNLTKDSGPCMALALMWYYDMEQKVCDSFFYGGCQGNGNRFNDKEECIDRCVPAKKGKSGAAQEAERSGEGVDTGLIIGVVFGVIFGAAFLVTLGLYLVQRKKMKQQKHTRVPDAEMK, from the exons ATGATCCTGCAGAAAGACTCTACAAATAAGGTCAACGTCTTCAGGACGGAGAAGGATTGTTTGAGAACCTGCACCCAGACGTACAGCAGCCTTTACCCCGAGGGAG ATGCAGTGTGTAACCTCACTAAGGATTCAGGGCCCTGCATGGCTTTGGCCCTCATGTGGTATTATGACATGGAGCAGAAGGTCTGCGACTCCTTCTTCTACGGCGGTTGTCAGGGCAATGGGAACCGATTTAATGACAAGGAAGAGTGTATAGACCGCTGTGTGCCGGCAAAGAAAG GGAAGTCTGGTGCGGCTCAGGAGGCGGAGCGCTCCGGGGAAGGAGTGGATACAG GTCTCATCATTGGCGTTGTGTTCGGCGTCATCTTTGGAGCGGCCTTCCTGGTCACCCTCGGGCTGTACCTGGTCCAGAG GAAGAAGATGAAGCAGCAGAAGCACACGCGTGTGCCGGACGCCGAGATGAAGTGA